In Helicoverpa zea isolate HzStark_Cry1AcR chromosome 3, ilHelZeax1.1, whole genome shotgun sequence, the sequence GATCAACTTACCTAACCGATCAACTTACCTAAGTACCTCCTCGCCCAGAACTTCGCGAGTCTGGTGGCTACTTAAAAAGTTTACCGATACTTTTTATTCAATCTATGATATAAATAGATTAAGTTATCATGGACTTTTAAACCaaacaattaaatgtttttttcgttacatataattttgtagaATTACGTGCAatcagtttaatatttttatttctgacaTGTTTCTTATTTCGACCAATATTCAGTCATCTTGATCTATTCATCTAttccattgacatataactaatCTATTCCAATTCATTCCACCTAGAAATCGTGTAATAGGTATTGACATATTTGACATTCGTATTTGACAATATTGACAGACGCTAGAATATTATGTCAATGTTGACAGACAACCTATTTTGGTGTAAATGAAAGAGAAACTTACAAGTCCAATACTTCTTTCTTTACTCGAAACATCGAAAAATAACCTGAGCATTATCAAATCTGGTCGATTATCTCAGAAAAGTGATAAACTCATTTAAGTGATTAAGTTGTTTCAATATTTACGTGGTGATATTGTTGTAAAGCTGTAGAATGAATAATGCACCGCAGTTCTCGTTGCGCTGGAATAATTACGTATCTCACGTAACAGAAGCGTTCAATGTTCTCCGTTTTGAAAACGATCTAGTGGATGTAACGCTGTGTTGCGATGGAGGCAAAATTAAAGCACACAAAATGTTGTTATCTGCATGTAGCAGTTACTTCAAGCAAATATTCAAAGAGAATCCATGTCAACATCCAGTGATCATATTCAGAAACTTCAAGTTTGAAGACCTCAATGCGATCATCAACTTTATGTACCATGGTGAGGTGAACATATTCCAAGAACAGTTGGAATCATTCCTCATAACTGCTGAGCTACTAGAAGTTAAGGGTTTGACTGATAACATGGAGGATGAATCATCTAAAAGCCAGTTGAGGATAACAGACAACACCTCTTTAGATTTAAGTACTAAATCAAGTAGAATGACTGAGGATATTGTGCCTATATTGTCTGATGAACCAATTAACTTAGCTACTATGCAGAGTTCCAGAGAAGAGTACATTCCACAACCTATCACATTGACAAGCAACCCGAGCAAAAGTATTCCAGAACAAGAAAATGGTACTGTTGAAATGCAGCCGGAAACTTCAAAGTCTGAAGATAATGTGAAATTGAAAACAGCACCATCTACTAGTGAAGAAATGCAAGTTGATACACAATCAACGTCAGTTGAAGatttatcagaaaaaaataGTTCTGGTATGTAAATAAGCAGTTCACTTTCCATGTTAAAactgaattttataaatatatgtcACCAAATTTATTTATAGGAAATTAATCTATGTATATTATCTCAGCCATAGAAAATATTAAAGGTGTGGCTTAGTTATAAAATCAGTATTTTATCTTGTAAAGTGCCATGTGTTTACCCTAATCAGAATTCTAAGATAGGATTTTCCTGCTCTAATAATCTGTAAAGACTAAGCTCAATAAAAGCTTTAACATAAtgcacaattttaatttaattttaaatctcgTTACAGAATCAGAACTGGCGAAATTTCGCTGCCAATTGTGTCCAAAAGGTTTCAAGCATCCCACTTCACTGACATTACATAAGGATTCACACGCAGGAAAGACACAATGCCCAGTGTGTCATCGGTCTTTCTCAAGGTCCTATGACATGAGGAGTCACCTGCAAAGGATACACCAAGGAAAACAACTGACTATTAAGGAGATTAGATATAAGAATACCAATGACAATGTGGCCCCTAAGCAGTTTACCCATCATATTT encodes:
- the LOC124646279 gene encoding broad-complex core protein isoforms 1/2/3/4/5-like produces the protein MNNAPQFSLRWNNYVSHVTEAFNVLRFENDLVDVTLCCDGGKIKAHKMLLSACSSYFKQIFKENPCQHPVIIFRNFKFEDLNAIINFMYHGEVNIFQEQLESFLITAELLEVKGLTDNMEDESSKSQLRITDNTSLDLSTKSSRMTEDIVPILSDEPINLATMQSSREEYIPQPITLTSNPSKSIPEQENGTVEMQPETSKSEDNVKLKTAPSTSEEMQVDTQSTSVEDLSEKNSSESELAKFRCQLCPKGFKHPTSLTLHKDSHAGKTQCPVCHRSFSRSYDMRSHLQRIHQGKQLTIKEIRYKNTNDNVAPKQFTHHI